From Variovorax sp. PMC12, the proteins below share one genomic window:
- a CDS encoding DUF3014 domain-containing protein has protein sequence MPESDIRDTRDAPEFRPRRETPVGTIIVIVLVLLAAAFFGWRWYQQQQKPPEPAPVAAAPADAPPPPPPAKAEPTGPQNPVDALAPPDAALPKLADSDSRVMKALAELLGAKNAEAFLRSDGIVRRFVATVDNLAREQAPASAWPVQPTGQRFITEGQGEAQTISANNAARYNGFVMLVQSVDPAKAAAVYARLYPLFQQAYEELGYPGRYFNDRLIAVIDNLLQAPEPKGPVQVRLVEVKGDVPSQRPWVRYEYVDQALEKASAGQKIMVRMGPENERKMKASLRALRQQIATADLAKKKSQ, from the coding sequence ATGCCCGAAAGCGATATCCGCGACACGCGCGACGCACCCGAATTCCGCCCCCGCCGCGAGACGCCCGTTGGCACGATCATCGTCATCGTGCTGGTGCTGCTGGCCGCCGCCTTCTTCGGCTGGCGCTGGTACCAGCAACAGCAAAAGCCGCCGGAGCCCGCGCCCGTGGCCGCCGCGCCGGCCGACGCACCGCCGCCGCCACCGCCCGCAAAGGCCGAGCCCACCGGCCCGCAGAACCCGGTCGATGCGCTCGCGCCGCCCGACGCCGCGCTGCCCAAGCTCGCCGATTCCGATTCGCGCGTGATGAAGGCGCTGGCCGAACTGCTGGGCGCCAAGAACGCCGAAGCCTTCCTGCGTTCCGACGGCATCGTGCGGCGCTTCGTGGCCACGGTGGACAACCTGGCGCGCGAGCAGGCGCCCGCCAGCGCATGGCCGGTGCAGCCCACGGGCCAGCGCTTCATCACCGAAGGGCAGGGCGAGGCGCAGACCATTTCCGCCAACAACGCGGCGCGCTACAACGGCTTCGTGATGCTGGTGCAGTCGGTCGATCCGGCCAAGGCCGCGGCGGTGTACGCCAGGCTCTATCCGCTGTTCCAGCAGGCCTATGAAGAGCTGGGCTACCCGGGGCGCTACTTCAACGACCGGCTCATCGCGGTGATCGACAACCTGCTGCAGGCGCCCGAGCCCAAGGGCCCGGTGCAGGTGCGGCTGGTCGAGGTGAAGGGCGACGTGCCTTCGCAGCGCCCGTGGGTGCGCTACGAGTATGTCGACCAGGCGCTGGAGAAGGCGAGCGCCGGCCAGAAGATCATGGTGCGCATGGGCCCGGAGAACGAGCGCAAGATGAAGGCCAGCCTGCGCGCGCTGCGCCAGCAGATCGCGACGGCCGACCTCGCGAAGAAGAAGTCGCAGTAG